From Granulicella sp. WH15, the proteins below share one genomic window:
- a CDS encoding DMT family transporter, translating to MMRRLSSERLAQVLLLGVVAVWGATFVVVKDALRDASPLVFNVIRMGLATAALVAMHRRALRRVSVGQVLKGAAVGSFLAAGYQLQTLGLARTTAAKSALLTGLVVIFVPILTTVPTLRPAGTARPGAFTAAGVVLAFVGLVLLTTPPGTVAANIFSSIGLGDLLTLGCALAFAGHLLMLAHVSRGFADGPQTESGVLATLQIGAATVAMLLTLPLEGAHHLVWTPRLVVALGVTSLLGTAAAFTVQSYAQAHLPPTQTALLLTLEPVFAWVTSMVVLGERMGMRSALGAGLILAGIATIELLGQATEIPA from the coding sequence ATGATGCGTAGGTTGAGCTCAGAGCGTCTGGCGCAGGTTCTGCTACTGGGCGTGGTGGCGGTCTGGGGAGCCACCTTCGTGGTGGTGAAGGACGCGTTGCGGGATGCTTCGCCGCTGGTCTTCAACGTAATCCGGATGGGGCTGGCGACTGCCGCGCTGGTGGCCATGCACCGGCGGGCGCTGCGGCGCGTCTCCGTGGGACAGGTGCTGAAGGGCGCGGCGGTAGGTTCGTTTCTGGCGGCAGGATACCAACTGCAGACGTTGGGGCTGGCGCGGACGACGGCGGCAAAGTCGGCTCTGCTGACCGGGCTGGTGGTGATCTTTGTACCCATCCTGACGACGGTGCCGACGCTGCGGCCTGCGGGTACGGCGCGGCCCGGAGCGTTCACTGCGGCAGGGGTGGTGCTGGCGTTCGTGGGGCTGGTGCTGCTGACGACTCCGCCGGGAACCGTGGCTGCGAACATCTTCTCCAGCATAGGCTTAGGCGACCTGCTGACGCTGGGCTGCGCTCTGGCCTTTGCCGGACATCTGCTGATGTTGGCGCATGTTTCGAGAGGGTTTGCCGATGGTCCCCAAACAGAAAGCGGCGTGCTGGCCACATTACAGATCGGCGCGGCCACGGTGGCGATGCTGCTGACGTTGCCGCTCGAGGGCGCGCACCACCTGGTTTGGACGCCTCGGCTGGTCGTGGCGCTGGGCGTGACCAGCCTGCTGGGGACGGCGGCGGCGTTTACCGTCCAGAGCTACGCGCAGGCCCACCTGCCGCCAACCCAGACGGCTCTGCTGCTGACGCTCGAGCCGGTCTTCGCATGGGTGACCTCGATGGTGGTTCTGGGAGAACGGATGGGGATGCGGTCGGCTCTCGGGGCTGGATTGATTCTGGCGGGGATCGCGACCATCGAGCTGCTGGGGCAGGCGACGGAGATTCCGGCGTGA